Proteins from one Acropora muricata isolate sample 2 chromosome 9, ASM3666990v1, whole genome shotgun sequence genomic window:
- the LOC136928992 gene encoding uncharacterized protein, giving the protein MQASLAVQGFAALFVIFHFTVITFASKHPRERKDARVMLKPVRGQLTLSSGRIKLGEVYLSGIPSLRGEQGERGTQGNKGTQGPKGEKGDSCTDGNKSLGLVAPHLHSASETCNARFEGQLRYEKKSGRLNICSRKQWLQIQTVPLGEINNTPPRNSCLEILFKGESRGNGMYWINPAGKDNERNAFRAYCDMTTSGGGWTLVAKVTHDYSWVCPDRDGGMCLGSKTNPLYGNLFHEIHQRDTVDLSIKSDVDAGIHLNNTLIRLLFLSGRQSVRFTFVGTSANDWTPSEDAYATFNPIKKNSMFVDHEWGQYTLNNLDYTWNIIQHTRKDKKFTGGIICWGNKVTHSYRFYDHGLHAGAPAVANKPCLLDNNQNEVMLKSHYATIQDTPLKARWDMAQFGFLGARYILVPNKRIAIWVR; this is encoded by the exons TGGTCAGCTAACACTCTCCTCTGGAAGGATCAAACTCGGAGAGGTATATTTGTCAGGAATTCCTTCTCTGCGAGGAGAACAA GGTGAAAGGGGAACACAAGGAAACAAAGGGACTCAAGGCCCCAAG GGTGAAAAAGGAGACAGCTGTACAGACGGAAACAAAAGTCTCGGACTTGTAGCACCTCATCTTCATTCTGCATCTGAAACATGCAATGCACGGTTTGAAGGCCAACTAAGGTACGAAAAGAAATCTGGGAGGCTAAATATCTGCAGCAGGAAGCAGTGGTTACAAATACAGACTGTCCCGCTAGGAGAGATTAACAACACACCCCCCAGAAACTCTTGCCTTGAGATattgttcaaaggagaaagtcGTGGAAATGGAATGTACTGGATAAATCCAGCTGGCAAGGACAACGAGCGCAATGCATTTCGTGCTTACTGCGATATGACAACGTCAGGAGGGGGCTGGACTCTGGTTGCCAAGGTGACACATGATTACAGCTGGGTGTGTCCTGACAGAGATGGAGGCATGTGTTTAGGATCCAAGACCAATCCTCTCTACGGCAATCTGTTCCATGAGATTCATCAGAGAGACACCGTGGACTTGTCCATCAAAAGTGATGTCGATGCCGGAATCCATCTAAACAACACGCTCATTCGATTACTCTTCTTATCTGGCCGTCAGTCTGTTCGGTTCACCTTCGTTGGCACTTCGGCAAATGATTGGACGCCTTCGGAAGACGCTTACGCCACCTTTAACCCAATCAAAAAGAATTCAATGTTCGTGGACCATGAATGGGGCCAGTACACTTTGAATAATTTGGACTACACTTGGAATATCATTCAACACACTCGGAAAGACAAGAAATTCACTGGTGGAATCATCTGTTGGGGAAACAAGGTGACTCATTCGTACCGCTTCTACGACCACGGCCTTCACGCGGGCGCGCCAGCCGTGGCAAACAAGCCATGTCTACTTGATAATAATCAAAACGAGGTCATGCTCAAGAGTCACTATGCAACAATACAAGACACTCCTCTCAAAGCACGCTGGGATATGGCTCAGTTTGGATTCCTCGGGGCTCGCTATATTCTGGTGCCAAACAAGCGCATTGCAATATGGGTACGATGA